From a single Pseudalkalibacillus hwajinpoensis genomic region:
- a CDS encoding ABC transporter ATP-binding protein produces the protein MISISHLKHTRKNFRLSIPELTLTPGITILVGKNGAGKSTFLQLLATALKPQQGTIEYGGKTTDKSLPFIRKHIGFLPTGIELYDEMKVSRFLTYMCELKGVSNPQAVDQSIVALSIENLKRNKIKTLSQGMKQRIGIAQALLDCPPMLLLDEPLNYLDSHERKNVVSLLSRYAGNKLVVIATHELNEWEELADDVIWLHEGKMLYHGSINCWKNQLPDRIWQGKVLPEKMALLDQDRIIHIKRRDGSIFLKYMHPSKPFEHFTEIPPRIEDAYFIRKKAWENGR, from the coding sequence ATGATTTCAATTAGTCACTTAAAGCATACTCGAAAAAATTTCCGCCTATCCATCCCTGAGTTAACCCTTACACCAGGGATTACGATTTTAGTTGGTAAAAATGGGGCAGGGAAATCCACTTTCCTTCAACTTCTAGCTACCGCTCTCAAGCCCCAGCAAGGAACCATTGAATATGGTGGAAAGACAACCGATAAGTCTCTACCATTTATTCGAAAGCATATTGGGTTTCTTCCAACAGGGATCGAATTGTACGATGAGATGAAAGTAAGTCGATTCCTTACCTATATGTGTGAATTAAAGGGTGTGTCCAATCCGCAAGCAGTTGACCAATCGATAGTGGCACTATCGATTGAAAATCTCAAAAGGAATAAGATTAAAACGTTATCTCAGGGAATGAAGCAGCGGATCGGTATTGCACAGGCACTGCTTGATTGTCCACCCATGCTCCTACTTGATGAACCATTAAATTATCTAGATAGTCACGAACGAAAAAATGTTGTATCGCTTTTGTCTCGTTACGCAGGGAATAAACTTGTCGTCATTGCGACACATGAATTAAACGAATGGGAAGAACTCGCAGATGATGTCATCTGGCTACATGAAGGAAAAATGCTTTATCACGGATCAATCAACTGCTGGAAGAACCAGCTACCGGATCGAATCTGGCAGGGAAAAGTCTTGCCAGAAAAGATGGCGCTTCTTGATCAAGACCGAATCATCCATATCAAACGGAGAGACGGCAGCATCTTTCTTAAATACATGCATCCATCAAAGCCATTTGAGCATTTTACTGAAATACCACCCCGGATAGAAGATGCCTATTTCATTCGAAAAAAAGCATGGGAAAACGGTCGTTAA
- a CDS encoding Fur-regulated basic protein FbpA has product METNQLRKALEQRRHYYISKLIEAGAYSAADRHLYQCTLTDLEKEYKQLSNY; this is encoded by the coding sequence ATGGAAACAAATCAGCTAAGGAAAGCGCTCGAACAACGGAGACATTATTATATTTCAAAGCTGATTGAAGCAGGTGCGTATTCAGCTGCTGATCGTCATCTTTATCAGTGTACGCTGACAGATCTTGAAAAAGAGTACAAACAACTCTCCAACTATTAA
- a CDS encoding ABC transporter ATP-binding protein, whose protein sequence is MIELNGLTKKFSNGKGIFDVTFSISKGEVFGFLGPNGAGKSTTIRHLMGFMKPSSGSASISGLDTWNDAAKIQHKVGYLPGEISFLDGMDGLEFLRLVGGMRGLKNTDYRDELIHRLQFDVKTPIRKMSKGMKQKVGIVAAFMHQPEVIILDEPTSGLDPLMQRIFIEIVTEQKEKGTTFLMSSHSFSEIERTCDRAAIIKDGKIVVVENIHDLQQKQRRIFDVTFGSIEEAGKVKLSGLEVVSLSENRAEIAVQGDYNQFIQALSSYHIRNIDIHEQNLEEVFLNYYDREADQS, encoded by the coding sequence ATGATTGAATTAAATGGATTAACAAAGAAATTCTCAAATGGAAAAGGGATTTTTGATGTTACATTTTCCATTTCAAAAGGCGAAGTTTTTGGTTTTCTTGGGCCGAATGGTGCTGGAAAGTCTACAACAATTCGCCATTTAATGGGATTCATGAAACCATCAAGTGGCTCTGCATCAATCTCTGGTTTGGATACGTGGAATGACGCTGCAAAGATACAGCATAAGGTAGGATATCTTCCCGGTGAAATCTCTTTTCTAGACGGTATGGATGGATTGGAATTTCTTAGATTAGTAGGTGGAATGAGGGGTCTTAAAAATACGGACTACCGCGATGAGCTCATTCATCGGCTTCAATTCGATGTCAAAACACCAATTCGTAAGATGTCAAAAGGAATGAAACAGAAAGTAGGCATTGTCGCTGCTTTTATGCACCAACCTGAAGTTATCATTCTCGATGAACCTACTTCAGGTCTTGACCCTCTTATGCAACGAATTTTCATTGAAATTGTTACTGAACAAAAGGAAAAAGGGACAACATTTTTAATGTCATCTCATAGCTTTTCAGAAATTGAGCGAACGTGTGATAGAGCGGCCATTATCAAAGATGGAAAGATTGTCGTCGTTGAAAATATCCATGATCTGCAGCAGAAGCAACGCAGGATATTTGATGTTACATTTGGTTCAATTGAGGAAGCTGGAAAGGTGAAGCTGAGCGGTTTGGAGGTAGTCTCTCTTAGTGAGAACCGTGCTGAAATTGCTGTCCAGGGAGATTATAATCAATTCATTCAAGCACTCAGCTCCTATCATATTCGAAACATTGATATTCACGAACAGAACCTTGAAGAGGTATTCCTCAATTACTATGATAGGGAGGCAGATCAATCATGA
- the trhA gene encoding PAQR family membrane homeostasis protein TrhA, with the protein MTTHTFTVGEERANYITHGIGALISLAALVVLIVFASRYGTAWHIVSFTLFGASMLLLYTASTLVHSFPPGKAKDFFEILDHSSIYFFIAGTYTPFLFIVIEGALGWTLFGIVWGLAIAGTVFKAYFVKKFLFISTILYVLMGWLIVLAWNPLTQNLHPNGLTLLVVGGILYTIGAVFYVWRAFKYHHAVWHLFVVGGTLAHFFCVLFYVLPL; encoded by the coding sequence ATGACAACACATACATTTACTGTTGGTGAAGAGCGTGCGAATTATATAACTCATGGAATTGGTGCCCTGATAAGCCTTGCTGCTCTTGTTGTCTTGATTGTCTTTGCATCTCGATACGGAACAGCCTGGCATATTGTAAGCTTTACATTGTTCGGAGCATCGATGTTACTCCTATATACAGCATCTACACTAGTTCATAGTTTTCCACCGGGTAAAGCTAAAGACTTTTTTGAAATACTTGATCACTCTTCCATTTACTTTTTCATCGCTGGAACCTATACCCCATTTTTATTTATTGTAATTGAAGGAGCGCTTGGCTGGACCCTATTTGGCATCGTATGGGGACTCGCAATTGCTGGAACAGTGTTCAAAGCATATTTTGTGAAAAAGTTCTTATTTATTTCTACGATTCTTTATGTCTTAATGGGCTGGTTAATCGTCCTAGCATGGAATCCACTTACACAGAACTTGCATCCTAATGGTTTAACGCTACTTGTAGTGGGTGGAATTCTGTATACGATTGGTGCAGTTTTCTATGTTTGGAGAGCGTTTAAATATCACCATGCGGTCTGGCACCTATTTGTAGTCGGTGGCACTCTCGCTCATTTCTTCTGTGTTTTGTTTTATGTACTACCTTTGTAG
- a CDS encoding FbpB family small basic protein: MLKKLKKLTFKQLVDQNKAELLKNEKELAEIEKRIDNKHV; this comes from the coding sequence TTGTTGAAAAAGCTGAAAAAATTAACTTTTAAACAACTTGTAGATCAGAATAAAGCAGAACTTCTAAAGAATGAAAAGGAACTTGCTGAAATAGAAAAGCGAATTGATAATAAACACGTTTAA
- a CDS encoding RNA polymerase sigma factor has product MTDEELVIAMSRGNQAAFEAFVHRYHAPLLGYLERMLRDRKKAEDVVQDTFLKLINQLKSKKIPDKVKPWLYQVATNQCRDYWKSSGYKSEKQILDNIPDQPDHEPSVVELFERQEARKEFLEKLDTLSSTQREIVYLRFYQELKYQEISETLELPLGTVKSNLFHALKKLKVSLERKEEVSHARHRS; this is encoded by the coding sequence ATGACAGATGAAGAATTAGTCATTGCAATGTCCAGGGGAAATCAAGCTGCCTTCGAGGCATTTGTTCATCGCTATCATGCTCCATTACTTGGTTACCTTGAGAGAATGCTGCGCGATCGGAAAAAAGCAGAAGATGTCGTACAGGATACGTTTCTTAAACTCATTAACCAGCTTAAATCCAAGAAAATACCTGACAAAGTGAAACCATGGCTATACCAGGTGGCAACGAATCAGTGCCGAGATTACTGGAAAAGCTCAGGTTATAAATCAGAAAAACAGATTCTCGACAACATACCAGATCAACCTGACCATGAACCCTCCGTTGTTGAACTATTTGAGAGACAGGAAGCAAGAAAGGAATTTCTAGAAAAGCTTGATACGTTATCAAGTACACAGAGAGAAATCGTCTACCTGCGCTTTTATCAGGAGCTAAAATATCAAGAAATCTCAGAAACGCTTGAGTTACCACTCGGTACTGTGAAATCGAATTTGTTCCATGCTTTAAAGAAACTGAAAGTATCACTAGAACGAAAGGAGGAAGTTAGCCATGCGAGACATCGATCTTGA
- a CDS encoding ABC transporter permease has translation MKKWVVQFKLELTFLFKNWFFTPLPFLYLIWLVFSMGAGPEEVNGNLYRTTYETTHALIFILLVGLSILIGVYIIRRDVGNEAFEWHRAFPVSNFVFISAKILSGLIYLSIFTLLMATMYALFANNRGIPNEETISVLSFFIVQYEVAFVVSLSLGMLLSVLIRNRFVYLIAFCAWMFGTLFMEIFIIQRGDLFFLKAFHLTYLFNNSILVNGTWGIELLSEEVKWQRLFVLTFSLLLHTLIMLILNMKRPNQYHKLWKGIAIFSILLGLLSFVPYGQFWDKRVTEFDQVKEQSPFITMENEQDEDIYMKSPPLSHPDGIVVGEGELYNPDRFLVKEFDLKIDNDNDFLTVSAELSLPEDVFQNREELAFTLNRTFEVKAVYIDQCAIPFEQENDFVTISLPDTIHDFSVTLQYEGMYQLWSYHSGQEYYPGFVSDDQLVMPSQTAWYPLPGHQYLFDMYGTSRTDVGLMNRAEFNVSLTGVKSEVFSTIPVISDTPYQFKGETAKLDLYGGDLTEVTSTHYPFSVVTTYYNRNLAEQLIEKLDERMLYTDRYVTKDIQTIRHLFYLPVENIRWTTYFSQQGFIDQNYLLNDTPTFAFNTNHHYFITELLKINLFHEDIGITGNGEGEMVTSVIQSAFNYIYELEHGMLAEANETRSSVVYTGNEISEDDRSAEEKKAIQVYAMIKKAMNQGKEKQVKEVLNRFYSEKWDDPGFANDFNLYHEPSTIITFAEWKAVWNDVMKHNS, from the coding sequence GTGAAAAAATGGGTTGTTCAATTCAAGCTTGAGTTAACTTTCTTATTTAAAAACTGGTTCTTCACACCATTGCCTTTTCTTTATTTAATCTGGTTAGTATTTAGCATGGGAGCAGGGCCAGAAGAAGTAAATGGAAATTTGTATCGAACCACTTACGAGACGACCCATGCGCTTATCTTTATTCTCTTAGTTGGCCTGAGCATTTTAATTGGTGTCTACATCATCCGCCGTGATGTGGGAAATGAAGCATTTGAATGGCATCGCGCCTTCCCTGTTTCCAATTTTGTATTCATAAGTGCTAAAATATTGTCCGGTTTAATCTACCTGTCTATTTTTACGTTATTAATGGCGACCATGTATGCACTATTCGCTAACAACCGTGGGATTCCGAATGAAGAGACGATTTCTGTTCTTAGCTTTTTTATAGTTCAATATGAAGTCGCTTTTGTAGTTAGCTTATCTCTTGGAATGCTTTTATCTGTCCTCATACGAAATCGGTTCGTTTATTTAATAGCTTTTTGTGCCTGGATGTTTGGTACTTTATTTATGGAAATATTTATTATCCAACGAGGGGATTTGTTTTTCCTTAAAGCATTCCATCTTACATATCTATTTAATAACTCGATTCTTGTAAATGGAACATGGGGCATCGAACTTCTGAGTGAAGAAGTAAAATGGCAAAGATTGTTTGTTCTAACGTTCTCGTTATTATTGCATACGCTTATCATGCTGATCCTCAATATGAAACGACCTAATCAATACCATAAACTCTGGAAAGGAATCGCGATATTCAGTATCCTCCTGGGCCTCCTTTCCTTCGTTCCATATGGTCAGTTCTGGGACAAAAGAGTCACTGAATTTGACCAGGTTAAAGAACAATCGCCTTTTATAACAATGGAAAACGAGCAAGATGAGGACATATACATGAAATCCCCTCCTCTCTCCCATCCTGATGGCATAGTTGTAGGAGAAGGTGAGCTTTATAACCCGGACCGGTTTCTCGTTAAAGAATTCGATTTAAAAATCGATAATGATAACGATTTTCTTACAGTATCGGCTGAGCTCTCCCTCCCAGAAGATGTCTTTCAAAACAGAGAAGAGTTAGCATTTACCCTAAACCGCACCTTCGAAGTTAAAGCGGTTTATATTGATCAATGTGCTATTCCTTTTGAGCAAGAAAATGACTTTGTCACGATCAGCTTACCTGACACCATTCATGATTTTAGTGTCACCTTGCAATATGAAGGAATGTATCAACTCTGGAGTTACCATTCAGGTCAAGAGTATTATCCAGGCTTCGTTAGTGATGATCAGCTCGTCATGCCATCACAAACAGCATGGTATCCATTACCCGGACACCAGTATTTGTTCGATATGTACGGGACATCCCGTACGGATGTTGGCTTAATGAATAGAGCGGAATTTAATGTCTCGCTAACAGGAGTAAAGTCAGAGGTATTTAGCACGATTCCTGTGATTAGTGACACTCCCTATCAATTTAAAGGTGAAACCGCCAAGCTTGATCTTTATGGTGGTGATTTAACAGAAGTCACCTCGACTCATTACCCATTCTCAGTCGTCACGACCTATTATAATCGTAATTTAGCTGAACAGCTTATTGAGAAGTTAGATGAACGAATGCTTTATACAGATCGTTATGTAACAAAGGATATCCAAACAATTCGACACTTATTTTATCTCCCGGTAGAAAATATCAGATGGACAACTTACTTTTCCCAGCAGGGATTTATTGACCAGAATTACCTACTTAACGATACACCCACATTCGCATTTAATACTAATCATCATTATTTTATTACTGAACTACTCAAAATAAATCTATTTCATGAAGATATCGGTATCACTGGAAATGGTGAAGGTGAAATGGTAACAAGCGTCATCCAATCCGCCTTCAATTACATTTATGAACTAGAGCACGGCATGTTAGCGGAAGCAAATGAAACGCGATCTTCTGTTGTTTATACCGGTAATGAGATTAGTGAAGATGATCGAAGTGCTGAAGAAAAGAAAGCGATACAGGTTTACGCTATGATTAAGAAGGCGATGAACCAGGGCAAAGAAAAGCAAGTAAAAGAAGTGCTGAACCGTTTCTATAGCGAAAAGTGGGACGACCCTGGTTTCGCTAATGATTTCAATTTATACCATGAGCCATCAACCATCATTACGTTTGCAGAATGGAAAGCTGTTTGGAACGATGTCATGAAACATAACAGTTAG
- a CDS encoding S8 family peptidase, whose protein sequence is MSEMRLIPFKVEAVVQQVDALPNGVEMIQAPAIWEASQKGKGKVVAVIDTGCQVDHPDLQSRIIDGKNFTADYGGSSDKYDDNNGHGTHVAGTIAAMSGENGLSGVAPESNLVIVKVLNGVGSGSYESIINGIRYAIDWKGPDGERVNVISMSLGGPTDLPELHDVIKEAVNRNISVVCAAGNEGDAREDTSEYAYPGAYNEVIEVGAASFQRTLAPFSNTNNEIDLIAPGVDILSTYLKGEYAVLSGTSMAAPHVSGALALLINISERDFNRTLSEAEIYSQLIKRTIPIGCSRQAEGNGLLALGLVNQLESLFNVYTTNWKQTEVKTEKVTK, encoded by the coding sequence ATGAGTGAAATGAGGTTAATTCCGTTTAAAGTAGAAGCTGTCGTTCAACAGGTTGATGCTCTTCCAAACGGAGTTGAAATGATTCAAGCCCCGGCCATATGGGAAGCGTCACAAAAAGGAAAAGGGAAAGTCGTTGCAGTAATAGATACCGGATGTCAGGTGGATCATCCGGACCTCCAATCGAGAATTATTGATGGTAAGAACTTTACTGCTGATTACGGTGGTTCATCTGATAAGTATGATGATAACAACGGGCACGGCACACATGTTGCAGGAACGATTGCAGCGATGAGTGGTGAAAATGGTTTGTCAGGAGTTGCTCCTGAATCTAATCTCGTTATTGTGAAGGTACTTAACGGCGTTGGTAGTGGATCTTATGAGTCTATTATTAATGGTATTCGCTATGCAATCGATTGGAAGGGTCCGGATGGAGAGCGAGTAAACGTGATTTCGATGTCGCTTGGAGGACCAACAGATCTCCCAGAACTACACGATGTTATAAAGGAAGCTGTTAATCGGAATATTTCAGTTGTTTGTGCGGCGGGAAATGAAGGGGATGCCAGGGAAGATACTTCTGAATATGCCTATCCAGGTGCTTACAATGAAGTAATTGAAGTAGGAGCTGCTTCATTTCAGCGAACGCTCGCTCCATTCTCAAACACGAATAACGAAATTGATCTTATCGCTCCAGGTGTCGATATTTTATCCACTTATCTTAAGGGAGAATATGCCGTGCTTTCTGGTACATCGATGGCAGCTCCGCATGTCTCTGGTGCACTTGCACTATTGATAAATATTTCTGAACGTGACTTCAACCGAACACTTAGTGAAGCTGAAATCTATTCGCAGCTTATTAAACGGACGATTCCAATCGGATGTTCAAGGCAAGCAGAGGGTAATGGTCTTCTAGCACTGGGATTAGTAAACCAGCTTGAATCTCTCTTTAATGTATACACAACGAACTGGAAACAAACTGAAGTAAAAACTGAAAAGGTGACAAAATGA
- a CDS encoding ABC transporter ATP-binding protein: MSQLSKRYKNKMILEDLNVSLEGGMVGLIGPNGAGKTTFMRLLSAVSAPTSGDITVNGYSMKHKASHVRKHIGYLPQHFQLYPQLTAAQFLDYVGNLKSNGKCDHEKEKSWLLNALNLNDQKNQKIKTFSNGMRQRLGIAQALYGEPDIIIFDEPSAGLDPEERLRFRNLMADVSSRKMVILSTHIVEDIEASCDTLIVLNNGRILFQGTPAELQNKGNGVVWEFNLVGENWNMLSGLQATLTKRTSEGLHCRVISPVAPFPFAEASDPTLEEGYMALIGRDHL; the protein is encoded by the coding sequence GTGTCGCAGCTTTCCAAACGATATAAGAATAAAATGATTCTTGAAGATCTTAATGTATCTTTAGAAGGTGGAATGGTTGGACTGATTGGACCTAACGGTGCTGGAAAAACCACCTTCATGAGGTTACTTTCTGCAGTTTCAGCGCCAACTTCAGGAGATATTACCGTGAACGGCTATTCGATGAAGCATAAAGCTTCCCATGTTCGGAAGCACATCGGCTACCTTCCACAGCATTTTCAACTCTATCCACAGCTTACAGCTGCCCAGTTTCTTGATTATGTTGGTAACTTAAAATCCAATGGCAAGTGTGACCATGAAAAAGAAAAATCATGGTTGCTCAATGCCCTAAACTTAAATGATCAAAAGAACCAGAAGATCAAAACGTTCTCTAATGGAATGAGACAGCGACTCGGCATCGCTCAAGCTCTATACGGTGAGCCTGACATCATCATATTTGATGAGCCCTCAGCTGGGCTCGATCCTGAAGAGCGTTTACGCTTTCGAAACTTAATGGCAGACGTATCAAGTAGGAAAATGGTTATCCTCTCCACGCATATTGTTGAGGATATTGAAGCAAGTTGCGATACACTGATCGTGCTAAACAACGGAAGGATTCTTTTTCAAGGAACTCCGGCAGAGTTACAGAACAAAGGGAACGGCGTTGTTTGGGAATTTAATCTGGTGGGTGAAAACTGGAATATGCTTTCAGGGTTGCAAGCTACCTTAACAAAGCGAACGTCTGAGGGCCTGCATTGTCGCGTCATTTCCCCTGTGGCCCCTTTCCCATTTGCAGAGGCCTCAGATCCTACGCTTGAAGAAGGATACATGGCTTTGATTGGGCGTGATCATCTGTGA
- a CDS encoding GNAT family N-acetyltransferase yields the protein MNHESDRFERVLTHHGMKHFDTYSGLAKILDYEYEPVSAYTFREVSTVEDVMAHVQVATEIWNYNETARKAAFQERMNYIKFSDRRGGYMIALDGDKSIGYSNYRYSADGRVLYLNGAGVLPTYQGKGIYRGMVAKRLVEAKKRGCKVAVMQARKGTSEPIVKKLGFSEYAVFKQYIYDKGEEKFGLTE from the coding sequence ATGAATCACGAATCAGATCGCTTTGAAAGGGTATTGACTCATCATGGAATGAAGCACTTTGATACCTATTCGGGGCTAGCTAAGATACTTGATTATGAGTACGAACCGGTGTCAGCTTACACATTTAGAGAGGTTAGTACAGTAGAAGATGTGATGGCACATGTTCAAGTAGCAACTGAAATTTGGAACTATAATGAAACGGCTAGAAAAGCAGCATTTCAAGAGCGGATGAATTATATAAAGTTCTCGGACCGTCGTGGAGGGTACATGATTGCTCTCGATGGTGACAAATCAATTGGTTATTCAAATTATCGATACAGTGCAGATGGGAGAGTGCTCTATTTAAATGGAGCGGGAGTACTACCGACATATCAAGGTAAAGGAATTTACCGTGGAATGGTTGCTAAGCGCTTGGTTGAAGCCAAGAAAAGGGGATGCAAGGTAGCTGTAATGCAGGCTAGAAAGGGCACTTCTGAACCTATAGTAAAGAAACTAGGATTTTCAGAATATGCCGTTTTTAAACAATATATCTATGACAAGGGGGAAGAGAAATTCGGTTTAACTGAATAA
- a CDS encoding TetR/AcrR family transcriptional regulator, translated as MNGFEMRKQQKRKDIMTSAFKLFNQEGVKKVKISDIAQDANVSQVTIYNHFTSKEELVREVIKDYMNTQFTAFKEMSREDYTFSEIIEMVIFQKHQAVQSLDPSFLEEMLTSDEELKEYVDHFYQTQTLPIFIQVLERARERGEITTSLSIEAVMLYLNALKSEVQRVPAETWSQREDFLDDVLHLFFYGLSGKSFNSSYKKE; from the coding sequence ATGAATGGATTTGAAATGCGTAAACAACAGAAACGAAAAGATATTATGACTTCTGCTTTTAAGCTGTTTAATCAAGAGGGTGTGAAGAAAGTGAAAATAAGTGATATTGCTCAGGATGCGAATGTATCTCAAGTAACCATTTATAATCACTTTACTAGCAAGGAAGAACTTGTGCGAGAGGTTATAAAGGATTATATGAACACACAATTTACTGCGTTTAAAGAGATGTCCCGGGAAGACTATACTTTCTCTGAAATTATTGAAATGGTTATATTTCAGAAGCATCAGGCTGTTCAGAGTCTTGATCCTTCTTTTCTCGAGGAAATGTTAACTTCAGATGAAGAACTGAAAGAATATGTTGATCATTTTTATCAAACGCAAACTCTCCCGATATTTATTCAAGTACTCGAAAGAGCCCGAGAGCGCGGTGAAATCACTACTTCTTTGTCGATCGAAGCAGTGATGCTATATCTCAATGCATTAAAATCTGAGGTACAACGTGTTCCAGCAGAAACCTGGTCACAGCGAGAGGATTTTCTGGATGACGTTTTACACTTATTTTTCTATGGGTTAAGTGGTAAATCATTTAACTCAAGTTATAAAAAAGAATAA
- a CDS encoding MOSC domain-containing protein encodes MPKLVSVNVGKPIETEYKGKQIETGIYKQSVKEAVYVSSVQVEGDAQSDLVHHGGPEKAICVYSSDHYSFWEEKLRRQLVPGAFGENFTISGLDENEARIGDVYRIGEITVQVSLPRQPCYKLAKKFEIDNMHLFVMENGYSGYYLRVLEEGYVKEGDDVRIENRPTHDVTVSLINRLTYHDRSDYKGLEQAMLATELSESWYNKLRKQLDAL; translated from the coding sequence ATGCCAAAATTAGTAAGCGTGAACGTAGGAAAGCCTATTGAAACAGAGTACAAGGGGAAACAGATTGAAACAGGAATTTATAAACAATCAGTGAAAGAAGCTGTTTATGTTTCCAGTGTTCAGGTTGAAGGTGACGCACAGTCGGATTTAGTTCATCACGGGGGACCGGAGAAAGCGATTTGCGTTTACTCGAGCGATCACTATTCCTTCTGGGAAGAGAAGCTCAGACGTCAGCTAGTTCCTGGAGCTTTCGGAGAAAATTTTACGATATCTGGTTTAGATGAAAATGAAGCACGCATTGGCGACGTTTACCGTATTGGGGAAATTACCGTGCAGGTAAGTTTACCGCGGCAGCCATGCTACAAACTTGCGAAAAAATTTGAAATTGATAACATGCATCTTTTTGTAATGGAGAATGGGTATAGCGGTTATTACTTGCGAGTGCTTGAAGAAGGGTATGTCAAAGAAGGGGACGACGTTAGGATTGAAAATCGCCCAACTCATGATGTGACTGTTTCACTCATAAATCGACTAACCTACCATGATCGCTCTGATTACAAAGGGCTTGAACAGGCGATGCTTGCCACAGAGCTTTCGGAAAGCTGGTACAACAAATTACGCAAACAATTAGATGCGCTCTAA
- a CDS encoding YusU family protein, with protein MSLETLQEQVDGLMEKYTELLLGDSSPELKEKVKLWAMYTHLSKTMPPLAKHWNQTYPDAKDEMKELISEIRKLNEEHRKSQDTND; from the coding sequence ATGAGTCTTGAAACACTTCAAGAACAAGTTGATGGGTTAATGGAGAAATATACCGAACTTCTTCTCGGCGATAGTAGTCCAGAGCTGAAAGAAAAGGTGAAGCTTTGGGCGATGTATACGCATCTCTCCAAAACAATGCCACCACTCGCCAAACATTGGAACCAGACCTATCCTGATGCAAAAGATGAAATGAAAGAACTCATTTCTGAAATTAGGAAGCTGAACGAAGAACATCGAAAGTCTCAAGATACTAATGATTGA
- a CDS encoding HU family DNA-binding protein, whose protein sequence is MNKAELLSTVAERAEMSKKDTARVVDTLMDTIAEALAKGEKVQLVGFGNFEVRERSARKGRNPQTGEEILIQASKTPAFKPGKALKEKVV, encoded by the coding sequence ATGAATAAAGCAGAATTGCTGTCAACTGTTGCGGAGCGTGCTGAAATGTCAAAAAAAGATACTGCAAGAGTGGTAGACACATTGATGGATACGATTGCTGAGGCGCTTGCAAAAGGTGAGAAAGTTCAACTTGTAGGCTTTGGTAACTTTGAAGTAAGAGAACGGTCTGCCCGCAAAGGCCGTAATCCGCAGACTGGTGAGGAAATCTTAATTCAGGCTTCAAAAACCCCTGCCTTTAAGCCAGGGAAAGCCTTAAAAGAAAAAGTAGTCTAA